Proteins from one Oscillatoria nigro-viridis PCC 7112 genomic window:
- a CDS encoding glycosyltransferase, translating to MNSDVFFPQVSVVVPVYNGEGDLPDLIECLRSQTYPPHRVEYLIVDNNSRDRTSTILQTAASNPPSVPPSVSGGSNFNRITIRHLTENQIQSSYAARNQGIRASTGEIIGFTDADCRPESDWLENLVKPFVDLEVGISAGEILALPGKTILEQHADRQNTLSQKHTLAHPFCAYGQTANLAVRKQVLETVGLFRPYLTSGGDADLCWRILRETSYKMYFAENAIVRHRHRSTLKQLQSQWYRYGESNKYLHELHGVDLMREFTTGEYFYRLARWLLKEFPVAAAKSALAKPSKRIGSSDLVDLFDTPIGLLNVRARSMGQRQAKLPLAAWEIERF from the coding sequence ATGAACAGTGATGTGTTTTTCCCGCAAGTTTCGGTGGTAGTGCCAGTTTACAACGGCGAGGGGGATTTGCCGGATTTAATTGAGTGCCTGCGATCGCAAACTTATCCGCCACACAGAGTAGAATATCTCATAGTAGACAACAACAGCCGCGATCGCACTTCAACCATCCTCCAAACAGCAGCCTCTAACCCCCCCTCAGTCCCCCCCTCAGTAAGTGGGGGAAGCAATTTTAATCGAATAACTATTCGCCACCTCACCGAAAACCAGATTCAAAGTTCTTACGCCGCCCGCAATCAAGGAATTCGCGCATCCACAGGCGAAATTATTGGATTTACCGATGCAGACTGTCGCCCGGAATCTGACTGGCTGGAAAATTTAGTTAAGCCATTTGTTGACTTAGAAGTAGGAATTAGCGCTGGGGAAATACTGGCATTGCCCGGTAAAACTATCTTAGAACAACACGCCGATCGCCAAAATACTTTATCTCAAAAACATACTCTCGCTCACCCTTTTTGTGCTTACGGCCAAACCGCCAACTTAGCTGTACGCAAACAAGTTTTAGAAACAGTAGGTTTGTTTCGCCCTTACCTCACCAGCGGCGGCGATGCTGACTTGTGCTGGCGGATTTTGCGGGAAACATCCTATAAAATGTATTTTGCCGAAAATGCGATCGTCCGACACCGCCACCGTTCTACACTAAAACAGTTGCAAAGTCAATGGTATCGGTACGGCGAATCTAATAAATATTTGCACGAACTCCACGGTGTCGATTTGATGCGAGAATTCACAACAGGGGAATATTTTTACCGGCTGGCTAGGTGGCTGTTAAAGGAATTTCCGGTTGCTGCTGCCAAAAGTGCGTTGGCGAAGCCCTCGAAGAGGATCGGCTCTTCGGATCTGGTAGACTTGTTCGATACGCCGATCGGTCTTTTGAATGTTAGGGCAAGGTCGATGGGGCAGCGCCAAGCCAAACTTCCTTTAGCAGCTTGGGAGATTGAGCGATTTTAA
- a CDS encoding NAD(P)H-quinone oxidoreductase subunit F codes for MAQILLQTVWFIPCYPLIGGVLSMLWFPAVTRRTGPRPSGYVNAILTLFAFLHGVIALTAIWNQPAQHQLIPWLNVAGLDLTIPVEISAVTVGATVLVTGLNLLAQIYAFGYMEMDWGWARFFSLMGLFEAGMCGLVLCNSLFFSYMILEVLTLGTYLLVGLWFNQSLVVTGARDAFLTKRVGDLFLLMGVVAILPLAGTWNFDELAVWAQTAKLDPTVATLLTLALIAGPMGKCAQFPLHLWLDEAMEGPLPATILRNTVVVETGAWILIKLQPVIALSPMGMTITIIVGAATAVGASLIAIAQIDIKRTLSYIVSAYMGLVFIAVGTGQAQTALTLIFAYSLAMGLLVMSIGSVVWNSITQDVRSLGGLWGKRPISAIAFIVGSAGLVGLPPFGCFWALEDFTSGLSQTHPFLLGIVLFVNGVTAFGLMRVFGLVFGGKPKQMTERAPEVHWPFILPMTVLMGFTLHVPHLLAVWHLLPGASLNYTATGLLVLSTAIGIGAGAFVYLNEKWEKPVRIGSQALQDFFAYDFYTAKLYRVTVIFAVGLVAQIISWFDRNIVDGFANLIGFVTVFGGQSLKYNVNGQTQFYALTILFGVALLGLLISWPLLVRLSLIVGG; via the coding sequence ATGGCTCAAATCTTACTCCAGACCGTTTGGTTTATACCTTGCTATCCACTCATCGGCGGAGTTCTGTCGATGCTGTGGTTTCCGGCAGTTACCCGCCGCACGGGGCCAAGACCATCCGGTTACGTGAACGCTATATTAACCTTGTTCGCTTTCTTACACGGCGTCATAGCCCTGACAGCTATCTGGAACCAACCGGCACAGCACCAGTTAATTCCCTGGCTGAATGTAGCAGGTTTAGACTTAACCATTCCCGTAGAAATCTCTGCTGTCACCGTCGGCGCGACAGTTTTGGTTACCGGACTGAACTTGCTGGCGCAGATTTATGCTTTCGGTTACATGGAAATGGACTGGGGCTGGGCTCGGTTCTTTTCTCTGATGGGGCTGTTTGAAGCGGGGATGTGCGGCTTGGTACTGTGCAATTCCCTGTTCTTCAGCTACATGATTTTGGAAGTTCTGACTTTGGGTACTTACCTGCTAGTCGGGCTGTGGTTCAATCAGTCTTTGGTGGTGACAGGTGCCCGCGACGCTTTCTTAACGAAGCGGGTGGGTGATTTATTCCTGCTGATGGGAGTAGTCGCAATTCTGCCGCTGGCTGGAACTTGGAATTTTGACGAGTTGGCTGTTTGGGCCCAGACTGCAAAGCTTGACCCCACTGTAGCGACGCTGCTGACTTTAGCTTTGATTGCCGGCCCGATGGGTAAGTGCGCTCAGTTTCCCTTGCACCTGTGGCTGGATGAGGCGATGGAAGGCCCGCTGCCAGCGACGATTTTGCGGAACACCGTAGTTGTGGAAACTGGTGCTTGGATTTTGATTAAGTTGCAGCCGGTGATTGCTTTGTCGCCGATGGGGATGACGATAACTATTATTGTAGGTGCTGCGACGGCGGTTGGTGCTTCATTAATTGCGATCGCCCAAATTGACATCAAGCGCACGCTTTCGTATATAGTCAGCGCTTACATGGGCTTAGTATTTATCGCCGTCGGCACCGGACAAGCCCAGACAGCCCTGACATTGATATTTGCCTACAGCTTGGCAATGGGTTTGCTGGTGATGAGCATCGGTTCGGTAGTTTGGAACAGCATCACTCAGGATGTCCGCTCTCTCGGCGGTTTGTGGGGAAAGCGGCCAATATCGGCAATAGCCTTTATTGTCGGTAGCGCTGGATTGGTTGGACTGCCGCCCTTCGGCTGCTTCTGGGCTTTAGAAGACTTCACATCCGGGCTTTCGCAAACTCACCCTTTCTTGTTAGGAATAGTGCTGTTTGTAAACGGCGTCACTGCTTTTGGGTTGATGCGCGTCTTCGGTTTAGTTTTCGGCGGCAAACCAAAGCAAATGACTGAACGCGCGCCGGAAGTTCACTGGCCTTTTATCTTGCCGATGACTGTTTTAATGGGCTTTACTTTGCACGTTCCGCACTTGCTGGCGGTGTGGCATTTATTGCCGGGGGCAAGTTTGAATTATACCGCAACTGGATTGCTCGTTTTGTCAACGGCGATCGGCATCGGTGCAGGAGCATTTGTTTACCTGAACGAGAAATGGGAAAAACCTGTGCGAATTGGTTCTCAAGCTTTGCAAGACTTTTTTGCCTACGACTTTTACACTGCCAAACTTTACCGGGTGACAGTGATATTTGCAGTCGGTTTAGTTGCTCAAATCATCTCCTGGTTCGATCGCAATATAGTTGACGGATTCGCGAACTTAATCGGTTTTGTAACAGTTTTTGGTGGTCAAAGCCTCAAGTATAACGTTAACGGTCAAACTCAGTTTTATGCCCTAACAATTCTTTTCGGAGTTGCACTTTTGGGACTGCTCATAAGCTGGCCGTTGCTAGTTCGCCTGTCGCTGATTGTGGGCGGGTAA
- a CDS encoding L,D-transpeptidase family protein, which translates to MELKKIRVNIWITVSSASLLLLAASSVFYWNLVRLGYAVPIPYILDVFCLNNCPADDLNILHTQFPPDNLLNYDKSLIQILGEPDKLDKNRISILVEKSKYRLTVYDSKKPVKSYPVVFGGNPAGDKLKAGDLRTPEGVFSIKDMYPHESWSKFLWLDYPTKQSWRKHIKAKQDGTIGWGDSIGSEVGIHGVPANSANIIKNRSNWTLGCVSLENKDVEELYQFVEKGTEVEIIR; encoded by the coding sequence ATGGAACTCAAAAAAATCAGGGTCAATATTTGGATAACGGTTTCATCTGCAAGCCTTCTCTTGCTAGCTGCTAGCTCAGTTTTTTACTGGAACCTCGTTAGGCTCGGTTATGCTGTTCCAATTCCCTACATTTTAGACGTTTTCTGCTTAAATAACTGTCCGGCTGATGATTTAAATATTTTGCATACCCAATTCCCGCCCGATAATTTATTAAACTACGACAAGTCGCTAATACAAATTTTAGGCGAACCAGATAAGTTAGATAAAAACAGAATTTCCATCCTAGTTGAAAAATCCAAATACAGGCTGACTGTATACGATAGCAAAAAGCCAGTAAAATCTTATCCTGTAGTATTTGGTGGCAATCCCGCAGGTGATAAATTAAAAGCAGGGGATTTGCGGACGCCGGAAGGTGTTTTTAGTATTAAAGATATGTACCCTCACGAAAGTTGGTCAAAGTTTCTGTGGCTTGATTATCCAACCAAACAATCTTGGCGCAAACATATAAAAGCTAAGCAAGATGGTACAATTGGGTGGGGCGACAGTATAGGCAGCGAAGTCGGGATTCACGGCGTTCCTGCTAATTCGGCTAATATTATAAAAAATCGATCGAACTGGACTTTGGGCTGCGTTTCGCTGGAAAATAAAGATGTTGAGGAGTTGTATCAGTTTGTGGAGAAAGGCACAGAAGTAGAAATTATTCGATAA
- a CDS encoding DUF3134 domain-containing protein: MYNPSLRQIPRHLPADVIPLKQQSSLLDWLESNNRLLARDVQEPDYLHEEEISELMAVDDSPYDDLEEEVEEDVSVGEE; the protein is encoded by the coding sequence ATGTACAACCCATCTCTGCGTCAAATTCCTCGCCATTTACCTGCGGATGTAATTCCATTAAAACAGCAATCTTCTCTTTTAGACTGGTTGGAATCTAACAATCGCTTGTTAGCAAGGGATGTCCAAGAACCCGACTATCTGCACGAAGAAGAAATTTCTGAACTTATGGCAGTTGACGACAGTCCTTACGATGATTTAGAAGAGGAAGTAGAAGAGGATGTGAGTGTAGGCGAAGAATAA
- a CDS encoding type II toxin-antitoxin system ParD family antitoxin has product MNIVLKPEYEEFIQAQIQSGKYGSAEELIGEAIALLRERKQRIEELRHKIAVGTAQIAKGQVTDGELVFAKIQEKIDRREQSGA; this is encoded by the coding sequence ATGAATATTGTCTTAAAGCCGGAATACGAAGAGTTTATTCAAGCGCAAATTCAAAGCGGAAAATATGGCAGCGCTGAAGAACTAATTGGAGAAGCGATCGCACTTTTAAGAGAACGAAAACAACGCATCGAAGAACTCCGCCACAAAATAGCAGTGGGAACGGCACAAATTGCCAAGGGACAAGTGACAGATGGAGAACTTGTGTTTGCCAAAATTCAAGAAAAGATCGATCGAAGAGAACAGTCAGGGGCATGA
- a CDS encoding Uma2 family endonuclease: MTSTTAKFIVSQVGEIPQWQAATWEDYVAACEDPSLEEARIFFYEGYLWIDMGNEGPQHARFNNLLTLVFYAWFVSKGGQAFDDLGGCVIEKPKVGGGAPDRILYVGGEFIQWQKGEPRRLNLNKSRIPDLVIETSDTTLASDLDEKKRLYAALGIPEYWVVDIKGERVLAFRLQENGKYQECEISGALEGLPIALLSETLKLLNEGNGTAAMWFAQQIGKL; encoded by the coding sequence ATGACTTCTACAACTGCCAAATTCATCGTGTCTCAAGTGGGAGAAATTCCCCAATGGCAAGCCGCCACATGGGAAGATTATGTAGCAGCCTGCGAAGATCCATCTTTGGAGGAAGCCAGAATATTTTTTTATGAAGGATATCTTTGGATAGACATGGGTAATGAAGGGCCTCAGCACGCCAGATTTAACAACCTCTTGACGCTGGTATTTTACGCCTGGTTTGTCAGCAAAGGAGGACAAGCTTTCGATGATTTGGGTGGATGTGTAATTGAGAAACCAAAGGTGGGAGGAGGTGCGCCCGATCGCATTTTATATGTCGGTGGAGAATTCATCCAGTGGCAAAAAGGGGAACCGCGCCGACTTAATCTAAATAAATCGCGCATTCCCGATTTAGTAATAGAAACTTCCGATACGACTTTGGCCAGCGATTTAGATGAAAAAAAGCGGTTGTATGCTGCTTTAGGAATTCCTGAGTATTGGGTAGTAGATATTAAGGGCGAGAGAGTTTTGGCATTTCGGTTGCAGGAAAACGGGAAATATCAGGAATGCGAAATTTCCGGAGCTCTTGAGGGATTGCCAATTGCTTTGCTATCGGAGACTTTGAAACTTTTAAATGAGGGAAATGGGACGGCGGCGATGTGGTTTGCTCAACAAATTGGGAAGTTGTAG
- a CDS encoding helix-turn-helix domain-containing protein produces the protein MDLRALRERAGLTILDVARELECAESSIRNWEKSRTLPKMEVWQVFRMRDLYRCSEAELVLAVRKSMPAEKKEQTKLTE, from the coding sequence ATGGATTTGAGAGCCTTGAGAGAACGTGCAGGGCTGACAATCTTAGACGTAGCACGGGAACTAGAATGCGCGGAGTCTTCAATTCGCAACTGGGAAAAAAGCCGAACCTTGCCAAAGATGGAAGTTTGGCAAGTATTCCGAATGCGAGATTTGTATCGATGTAGCGAAGCGGAGTTGGTGCTAGCTGTCAGAAAGTCAATGCCGGCGGAAAAGAAAGAACAAACAAAACTGACGGAGTAA
- a CDS encoding PAP/fibrillin family protein, which translates to MLRKSALLEIIAGKNRGLLATPSDKQAILSAIAQLEDYNPTPRPVEAAELLNGDWRLLYTTSRELLNLDAFPLIKLGQIYQSIRVKESKIYNIGELYGLPYLEGIVSVAARFEPTSERRVQVKFERSIFGLSRLIGYEYPEKFINEIESGKKFAAVDFALDTREQQGWLDITYLDKDLRIGRGNKDSVFVLTKE; encoded by the coding sequence ATGCTTAGAAAATCTGCACTATTAGAGATAATTGCTGGTAAGAATCGAGGTTTGCTGGCTACCCCTAGTGACAAACAAGCGATTTTAAGCGCGATCGCCCAATTGGAAGATTACAACCCCACACCACGCCCTGTAGAAGCCGCAGAGCTTTTAAATGGTGATTGGCGGTTATTGTACACTACCAGCCGCGAACTGCTGAATCTTGACGCTTTTCCCTTGATAAAATTGGGTCAAATTTATCAATCTATCCGCGTCAAAGAATCTAAAATTTACAACATTGGCGAACTTTACGGCTTGCCTTACTTAGAAGGAATTGTCAGTGTAGCGGCAAGATTTGAGCCAACTTCCGAACGGCGAGTGCAGGTGAAGTTTGAGCGGTCGATTTTCGGTTTAAGCAGGTTGATTGGCTATGAATATCCGGAAAAGTTTATCAATGAGATTGAGTCGGGTAAAAAGTTCGCTGCTGTAGATTTCGCGCTGGATACTCGCGAACAGCAGGGATGGCTGGATATTACTTATTTGGATAAAGATTTGCGGATTGGACGGGGGAATAAAGACAGTGTTTTTGTCTTGACAAAAGAGTGA
- a CDS encoding carbonic anhydrase, protein MNSNHRPFNLSRRNSLKFVAGAIGTGILAAGAGADLAAPEPAIAQNDLTPDAALKQLMDGNKRFVESKRQNPHQDFGRLTEVAQTQKPFAAILGCADSRFPSEIIFDQGLGDLFVCRVAGNVVTSEEMGSLEFGTLVLGAKVLVVVGHERCGAVDATIKGAQVPGQIGSLIDAIKPAVESSKNQPGDSLENAVKANVMLQASRLKASPVISKLIQENKLKVVGGYYDLDTGTVTIIPES, encoded by the coding sequence ATGAACTCAAACCACAGACCATTCAATCTTTCCCGGCGCAATTCCCTCAAATTTGTCGCAGGAGCCATTGGTACAGGGATACTCGCGGCAGGAGCAGGCGCTGATTTGGCAGCACCCGAACCGGCAATTGCTCAAAATGACTTGACTCCCGATGCAGCTCTGAAACAGTTAATGGACGGGAACAAACGGTTTGTTGAGAGCAAACGCCAAAATCCCCACCAAGACTTTGGGCGCCTCACCGAAGTTGCCCAAACTCAAAAACCCTTTGCTGCTATTCTCGGCTGTGCAGATTCCCGCTTTCCTTCCGAGATTATCTTCGATCAAGGATTGGGAGATTTATTTGTCTGTCGGGTGGCCGGAAATGTTGTTACCTCAGAAGAAATGGGCAGCCTGGAATTTGGCACGCTGGTACTGGGAGCAAAAGTGCTTGTGGTAGTAGGGCATGAAAGGTGCGGTGCGGTAGACGCAACAATCAAAGGAGCTCAAGTTCCCGGTCAAATTGGCAGTTTGATCGACGCCATTAAGCCGGCTGTAGAAAGCTCGAAAAACCAACCTGGCGATAGTCTAGAAAATGCCGTAAAAGCGAATGTTATGTTGCAAGCTAGCAGGCTGAAAGCCTCTCCAGTTATCTCTAAGTTAATTCAAGAGAATAAACTGAAAGTTGTTGGTGGATACTACGATTTAGACACGGGAACCGTCACTATTATTCCTGAGTCGTGA
- a CDS encoding glycosyltransferase family 4 protein: MDTTAAVLYNKEGYHTGGQKLLGRHSAGEGFLKSLVQHGTADSLYCCADSKTTFKEFCSHIQPWLQKPRKVRWIPTERPDLLSQPGTIYRPDPVLSQMVWARRFFDQRAYSVCGVTHTIGTKYIMEAIGDLIAAPMQPWDALICTSAAVKTAVEGVMREWSEYLAQRNGGKPEILVKFPVIPLGVDCSAFPQGVEAVNSRRQLRQELGISPEDIVVLFVGRLTFSAKAHPVPMYIALERAAQQTKAKIHLIQAGWIEDPREEPDFKNSAQIFCPSVNAIFLDGRQPEIRINIWSAADIFISLSDNIQESFGLTPIEAMANGLPAIVSDWNGYKESVRHEIDGFRIPTLIPPPESCLDLALNYLDGSLNWPTYMGHTSLATAVDIDACTLALCQLIENPELRKRMGENARQRAREIYDWKVVIAAYEQLWRELAEIRLTAPESAPLKPGKPPYPLGDDPFRVLGNYATRSLSNEMMLSLGAIATPELLRELQTIWFTSFGQDRRISVNIQMEILDAIEQKGALSVGEVLRRYTKNEQELASLYRTLLYLVKFGILVISC; encoded by the coding sequence ATGGATACAACGGCAGCGGTTTTATACAACAAAGAGGGATACCACACCGGAGGGCAAAAACTTCTGGGGCGTCATTCAGCCGGAGAAGGGTTTCTCAAAAGCTTAGTCCAACACGGAACCGCAGACTCTCTCTACTGTTGCGCCGATAGCAAAACAACCTTTAAGGAGTTTTGTTCGCACATCCAACCTTGGCTGCAAAAACCTCGGAAAGTCCGCTGGATTCCGACGGAACGACCGGATTTGCTATCTCAACCGGGCACAATTTACCGACCCGATCCGGTTCTGTCGCAGATGGTGTGGGCGCGCAGATTTTTCGATCAGCGGGCCTACAGCGTTTGCGGCGTTACTCACACGATCGGTACAAAATACATCATGGAGGCGATCGGCGATTTGATCGCCGCACCCATGCAGCCTTGGGACGCCCTGATCTGCACCTCTGCCGCCGTGAAAACAGCAGTAGAAGGAGTGATGAGGGAGTGGTCTGAATATTTAGCCCAGCGCAACGGCGGTAAACCCGAAATTTTGGTCAAATTCCCCGTTATTCCCCTAGGAGTGGATTGCAGCGCGTTTCCGCAGGGTGTGGAAGCAGTTAACAGTCGCCGCCAACTGCGGCAAGAACTCGGCATTTCTCCCGAAGATATTGTTGTGTTATTTGTCGGTCGATTGACTTTTTCTGCAAAAGCTCATCCGGTACCCATGTACATCGCCCTAGAACGGGCCGCACAACAGACAAAAGCCAAAATCCACTTAATTCAAGCCGGTTGGATAGAAGATCCCAGAGAAGAGCCCGACTTTAAAAATAGCGCGCAAATATTTTGTCCCTCGGTGAATGCTATTTTTTTAGATGGGAGACAGCCGGAAATTAGAATAAATATTTGGTCGGCGGCCGACATTTTCATTTCGCTGTCCGACAACATTCAAGAATCCTTCGGACTGACACCAATAGAAGCCATGGCGAACGGACTGCCGGCCATAGTCTCCGATTGGAACGGATACAAAGAATCTGTACGCCACGAAATAGACGGCTTCCGCATTCCCACACTCATCCCGCCCCCGGAATCTTGTTTAGATTTAGCCCTAAATTATCTTGACGGCAGCTTAAATTGGCCGACTTATATGGGCCACACTTCCCTCGCCACAGCAGTAGACATTGATGCTTGCACCTTGGCGTTGTGCCAATTAATTGAAAACCCCGAATTGAGAAAGCGGATGGGGGAAAATGCCAGACAAAGGGCGAGGGAAATTTATGATTGGAAAGTAGTAATTGCTGCTTACGAACAATTGTGGCGGGAATTAGCAGAAATTCGCCTGACGGCACCGGAGTCAGCACCTTTAAAACCCGGGAAGCCGCCTTATCCCCTAGGCGACGATCCGTTTCGGGTATTGGGTAATTATGCGACTAGAAGTTTAAGCAATGAGATGATGCTGAGTCTGGGTGCGATCGCCACACCAGAACTTCTGAGAGAGTTGCAAACAATTTGGTTTACCAGCTTCGGTCAGGACAGAAGAATCTCTGTTAACATTCAGATGGAGATATTGGATGCGATCGAGCAAAAGGGTGCTCTCAGTGTCGGTGAAGTTCTCAGGCGTTATACCAAAAACGAGCAAGAATTAGCATCCCTGTATCGGACTCTGCTCTATCTGGTGAAATTTGGTATCTTAGTTATTAGTTGTTAA
- a CDS encoding RNA-guided endonuclease InsQ/TnpB family protein — MKARYQYRIYPTHQQQQSLAQLFGCCRVVWNDALALCKQFEKKPSSAELQKIVITQAKKTEERAWLSEVSNIPLQQSLADLETAFQNFFNSCKGKRKGRKVQYPKLKKRTNRQSARFRMGGFSFKNGGVYLAKIGIVNPVWSRNLPSEPSSVTVIKDCANRYFLSFVVEVQPIQVEAKNPSIGIDLGIKTFAVMSNSEKAESPSYKKLDRKVRKLQRKLARQPKDSKRRNITRIKLATLHNRITDTRKDFLHKLSTKIVNENQVIILEDLNVSGMLKNRKLSRAISQQGWREFRTLCESKSEKFGREFQVISRWEPTSQVCADCGFKWGKIDLSIRSVVCMSCGTEQDRDENAAKIIEKVGMGNRHDSKRAQRVCQASNG, encoded by the coding sequence ATGAAAGCAAGGTATCAATACAGAATTTATCCGACTCATCAGCAACAGCAGAGTTTAGCTCAGTTGTTTGGATGCTGTCGAGTAGTCTGGAATGATGCCCTAGCGCTCTGCAAACAGTTTGAGAAAAAGCCAAGCTCTGCTGAACTTCAGAAAATAGTAATAACCCAAGCCAAAAAGACCGAAGAAAGAGCTTGGTTAAGTGAAGTTTCTAATATCCCCTTACAGCAGTCTCTAGCTGATTTGGAAACAGCTTTCCAGAACTTTTTCAACTCCTGTAAGGGAAAGCGGAAAGGTCGTAAAGTTCAGTATCCTAAATTAAAAAAAAGAACAAATAGGCAATCAGCGCGATTTAGGATGGGAGGGTTTTCCTTCAAAAATGGGGGTGTCTATTTAGCTAAAATTGGTATTGTCAATCCAGTATGGTCGAGAAATCTACCTTCAGAACCTAGCTCTGTCACAGTAATCAAAGATTGTGCAAACCGTTATTTTTTAAGTTTTGTTGTAGAGGTTCAACCAATTCAAGTCGAAGCTAAAAACCCAAGTATCGGAATTGACTTGGGAATCAAAACCTTTGCAGTAATGAGTAACAGCGAAAAAGCCGAAAGTCCTAGCTACAAAAAGTTAGACCGGAAAGTTCGCAAACTCCAACGCAAGTTAGCCCGCCAGCCCAAAGATTCCAAAAGGAGAAATATAACTCGAATCAAGCTCGCCACACTACACAATCGTATTACGGACACCCGTAAAGATTTCCTGCATAAATTATCAACCAAAATCGTCAACGAAAACCAAGTGATTATTCTGGAAGATTTGAACGTGTCAGGAATGCTGAAGAATCGGAAACTCTCAAGGGCGATTAGCCAACAAGGATGGAGAGAATTTAGAACTCTCTGTGAATCCAAATCCGAAAAATTTGGCAGAGAGTTTCAAGTAATTAGTAGGTGGGAACCTACTAGCCAAGTCTGTGCGGACTGTGGCTTTAAGTGGGGAAAAATTGATTTGTCTATTCGTTCAGTGGTTTGCATGAGTTGTGGTACTGAGCAAGACAGAGATGAGAATGCGGCTAAAATTATAGAGAAAGTCGGGATGGGGAATCGCCACGACTCTAAACGGGCGCAGAGGGTTTGTCAGGCTAGCAACGGTTAG
- the mraY gene encoding phospho-N-acetylmuramoyl-pentapeptide-transferase, whose product MDNFLDEKIPFSLPFKLTGRNLFLLLGLGLGTLAIGLDLAAGRFLNLPASLFMPLIVCALVASGLGYAVVPVLQQLKAGQIIREDGPQAHLKKAGTPTMGGIFFVPAGVAVALLWSKFNSDVVAVSALTLAYGFIGWLDDWQILRRKSNKGISPRMKLALQISFAALFCLWLMFHQPAISTNVALPFGWVLPLGLLFWPLAGFVLVAESNATNLTDGVDGLMGGLGAIALLGLGASVASTSPELMIFCACISGSCFGFLAHNRNPAKVFMGDTGALALGGALGAVALLTNSLWILLIISGIFFIETLSVIAQVGYYKATKGPDGIGKRLLRMAPLHHHLELCGWLETQVVGIFYITNGVLVLMILMLTSNS is encoded by the coding sequence ATGGATAACTTTTTGGATGAGAAAATCCCTTTTAGTCTGCCTTTCAAACTTACAGGCCGGAATTTATTCCTGCTGCTGGGTTTGGGGCTCGGTACTTTAGCGATCGGTTTAGATTTAGCAGCGGGTAGATTTTTAAATTTACCTGCATCGCTATTTATGCCGCTAATTGTTTGTGCTTTAGTTGCGTCGGGGTTGGGCTATGCAGTTGTACCCGTACTCCAGCAACTAAAAGCAGGACAAATAATTCGCGAAGACGGCCCCCAAGCCCATTTGAAAAAAGCGGGAACGCCGACAATGGGAGGCATCTTTTTTGTACCTGCAGGAGTAGCAGTCGCTTTACTTTGGTCTAAGTTTAACTCAGATGTTGTTGCCGTATCGGCTTTAACTTTAGCTTACGGTTTCATTGGCTGGCTCGATGACTGGCAAATTCTGCGACGCAAGTCGAACAAAGGTATTTCACCTCGGATGAAATTGGCTTTGCAAATAAGTTTTGCTGCTCTATTTTGTCTGTGGCTGATGTTTCATCAACCAGCTATTTCTACGAATGTTGCTTTGCCTTTCGGTTGGGTATTGCCCTTAGGTTTGCTGTTCTGGCCGCTGGCGGGTTTTGTGCTAGTTGCCGAAAGCAATGCTACTAATCTTACCGATGGTGTTGACGGGTTGATGGGAGGTTTGGGGGCGATCGCACTTTTGGGATTGGGCGCATCTGTAGCCTCAACTTCGCCAGAATTAATGATATTTTGCGCTTGCATCAGCGGCAGTTGTTTCGGTTTCTTAGCTCACAACCGCAATCCAGCCAAGGTGTTTATGGGCGATACAGGTGCTTTAGCTTTGGGCGGTGCGTTGGGTGCGGTAGCTTTATTAACAAATAGCCTTTGGATATTATTAATTATCAGCGGGATTTTCTTTATTGAAACGCTGTCAGTAATTGCTCAAGTAGGTTATTACAAAGCTACAAAAGGGCCTGATGGAATCGGCAAGCGTCTGTTAAGAATGGCTCCGCTGCACCATCATTTAGAGTTGTGCGGCTGGTTGGAAACTCAGGTTGTTGGCATTTTTTATATAACTAACGGGGTGTTAGTGTTAATGATTTTGATGTTGACTAGCAATAGTTGA